AGTCATGCGCTTCATATTCACTTCCTTGCTTTGCCCGACTTTCTGGGTTTTAACAATGCGCTTGATATGGCTAAAGCACACAAAGCCGAATTTGAGAGAGGAGTGCGGATACAGGGCTTTGGTAATCAGGTAATGGCGATGCTGGGAGGACGAAGCGTGCACCCTATTGGCCTGAAGGTCGGCGGCTTTGGTAAATTACCTGAGGCGGGTAAGCTAAAAGAACTTGGTGAAAAGGCGAAGGAGACCCGAATTCTTGCTGCTGAACTGGTCAGGTTTTGCGGTAAATTAAACAGGCCCGATTTTTCCCACAGCTTTAACTATGTCAGCCTGAAATCCGGGCTGGATTATCCGATAAACAGCGGCAATATTGTCGGTGCCTGCGATCTGGATATCAGTCAGAAAGCGTACCCGGATTACTTTAAAGAGCATCAGGAGCCCCATTCAACCGCATTGTATTATCTGTTAAAAGGGCAGGATTACCTTGTCGGGCCGCTGGCCAGGTATAACAATAACCGGGAGTATCTTGATGAAGGAACAAAAGCCCTGGCAAAAGATGCCGGGCTTGAGGGAGAGAGCCTGAATATGTTTGACAGCATTCTAATTCGGGCGCTTGAAATTCACTACGCTTGTGGCGAGATTGAGCGGCTCCTCAGAGAATATAGCCCCCCTGATTCAGCCAGTGTCGAGTTTACGGCAAAAGCCGGATGGACATGTGCCGTTACTGAGGCCCCGCGCGGGCTGATATACCACGCCTACAAAGTCAATGAGCGGGCAGAAATAGAAAGCTGTGCCATCATTCCTCCCACCAGCCAGAACCAGGCCCGGATAGAGGCCGACCTGAGAGCGTCAGTGGAGAGTTTTGGGCTGCACCACAGTGATGAAGCACTAAAACAGTTTTGCGAGCAGGTGATCCGCAATTACGATCCCTGCATCTCCTGCTCAACGCATTTTCTTAATCTGACTCTGAATAGAAAACCGCTCTGAATTTGTGTATCAGGCCAATTTTCAGCCAGTTAGTTGAATAAAGTTCGGTATTTACTGGCGTAAAGTGATAATTTTAACCCAGAGCACAACGCAGGCCCGGTAGTTGGGTTATCTTGGCGTTTTTGTAATATCTTCAACGGACAGTATCGATGTTAAAAAGAGTTTTTGCGTTTTTATTCAGTTTCTTGTTTTTCTTTCCCGCTTTATCTAATGCCTCCGATACATTAAAAGTTTACTCAGCGGCTTCCATGACCAATGCGATTAACGAAGTCAGTGCTGCTTTTAGCGCGAAAACGGGCATTAAAGTGACTCCGGTTTATGCCAGCTCTTCTTCACTGGCCCGTCAGATTGAGAAAGGGGCTCCGGCGGATATTTAT
This genomic stretch from Vibrio sp. JC009 harbors:
- a CDS encoding nickel-dependent hydrogenase large subunit, which gives rise to MTNRRIDVKVPFITRVEGEASLELTAKGDKIENIRLKIIEPPRFFERLVVGRSFHDVPELSARICGICPLAYQLTSILAFERLFGIDLPQPLKQLRRVFNLAEWIQSHALHIHFLALPDFLGFNNALDMAKAHKAEFERGVRIQGFGNQVMAMLGGRSVHPIGLKVGGFGKLPEAGKLKELGEKAKETRILAAELVRFCGKLNRPDFSHSFNYVSLKSGLDYPINSGNIVGACDLDISQKAYPDYFKEHQEPHSTALYYLLKGQDYLVGPLARYNNNREYLDEGTKALAKDAGLEGESLNMFDSILIRALEIHYACGEIERLLREYSPPDSASVEFTAKAGWTCAVTEAPRGLIYHAYKVNERAEIESCAIIPPTSQNQARIEADLRASVESFGLHHSDEALKQFCEQVIRNYDPCISCSTHFLNLTLNRKPL